One genomic segment of Pempheris klunzingeri isolate RE-2024b chromosome 21, fPemKlu1.hap1, whole genome shotgun sequence includes these proteins:
- the mtmr6 gene encoding myotubularin-related protein 6, with amino-acid sequence MEHIRTPKVEQVRLLDRFSNKSTNGTLYLTATHLIFVESSSNNSASAGQEIWILHHHIASVEKLSLTTTGCPLVIQCRNFRVVHFVVQRERDCHDIYSSLLRLLRPVSYEELYAFSYNPKQNDQQREEGWQLIDLGAEFERMGVPCDQWQPTDVNRDYKVCETYPRDLYVPITASKPIIVGSSKFRSKGRFPVLTYFYQEKKAAVCRCSQPLSGFSARCLEDESMLQAISKANHNSRFVYVMDTRPKLNALANRAAGKGYENEDNYSNIRFKFVGIENIHVMRTSLQKLLEVIGARSLSMSDYLVGLESSGWLRHIKAVVDAAIFLSKAVTVEGASVLVHCSDGWDRTAQVCSLGSLLMDPYYRTIKGFMVLIEKDWISFGHKFADRCDQLDGDPKEVSPIFTQFLECIWQLTEQFPQAFEFSEWFLLQIHEHVHSCQYGNFLGNNQRQREDLQLRERTHSLWAFLMSEKQNYLNPFYSPAYCEAHPVLEPSTLPYNFKFWRNMYHQFDRSMHPRQSILKTVLTLRENSRKAESTLQALESRLQQLGVTPIATSDPPAPPPTRDQRSNSNTLPPRPDSLILGAPINHKEVLRQEEEDDEQEEVGEEATESTDTERTVEGSSGTESRKQSYGELEGTYNSELAKEEPAVVSLEFGVARMTC; translated from the exons ATGGAGCATATCCGTACGCCGAAG gtggagCAGGTGCGACTGTTGGATCGCTTCAGCAACAAATCCACGAATGGCACACTGTACCTCACAGCTACGCATCTCATCTTCGTGGAGAGCAGCTCTAACAACTCAGCATCTGCCGGACAGGAGATCTGG ATTTTGCATCACCACATAGCGTCTGTGGAGAAACTGTCCCTGACCACCACAGGCTGTCCTCTGGTCATCCAGTGTCGCAACTTCAGGGTGGTGCATTTCGTggtacagagagaaagagattgccatgacatttacAGCTCGCTGCTGCGTCTCCTACGGCCTG TGTCCTATGAGGAGCTCTACGCGTTCTCCTACAACCCCAAGCAGAACgaccagcagagagaggaaggatggCAGCTCATCGACCTGGGGGCGGAGTTTGAGAGGATGGGCGTCCCCTGCGACCAATGGCAGCCCACCGACGTCAACAGAGACTACAAG GTGTGTGAGACGTATCCACGGGACCTGTATGTTCCCATCACAGCAAGTAAGCCCATCATTGTGGGGAGCTCCAAGTTCAGAAGCAAAGGACGCTTTCCTGTACTCACATACTTCTACCAAGAAAAGAAG GCGGCAGTGTGTCGATGCAGTCAGCCTCTGTCTGGGTTCAGCGCGCGATGCTTGGAGGATGAGAGCATGCTGCAGGCCATCAGCAAGGCCAATCACAACAGCCGATTCGTCTACGTCATGGATACCAGGCCAAAG TTGAATGCGCTAGCTAATCGAGCAGCAGGTAAAGGCTATGAGAACGAGGACAACTACTCCAACATACGCTTCAAGTTTGTTGGCATTGAAAACATCCATGTAATGAGGACCAGCCTGCAGAAATTACTAGAAG TAATTGGGGCTCGGTCTCTTTCCATGAGTGACTACCTGGTTGGCCTGGAGAGCAGTGGCTGGCTGCGGCATATCAAGGCTGTTGTAGACGCAGCTATCTTTCTCTCCAAG GCGGTGACGGTTGAAGGAGCCAGTGTGTTGGTTCATTGTTCAGACGGGTGGGACAGAACAGCTCAGGTCTGCTCACTGGGGTCGCTCCTGATGGACCCTTACTATCGCACCATCAAAGGCTTCATG GTCCTAATAGAGAAAGACTGGATCTCCTTTGGCCACAAGTTTGCCGACAG ATGTGACCAGCTGGACGGGGATCCCAAGGAGGTTTCTCCTATCTTCACTCAGTTCCTGGAGTGCATCTGGCAGCTGACAGAGCAGTTCCCACAG GCGTTTGAGTTTAGCGAGTGGTTCCTGCTGCAGATTCACGAACACGTCCACTCCTGTCAATATGGAAACTTCCTTGGCAAcaatcagagacagagagaggacttGCA ACTGAGAGAGCGGACTCACTCACTGTGGGCATTTCTaatgagtgaaaaacaaaactacctGAATCCGTTCTACAGCCCTGCGTACTGTGAAGCGCACCCCGTCCTGGAGCCTTCCACTCTGCCCTACAATTTCAA GTTCTGGAGGAACATGTACCATCAGTTTGATCGGTCCATGCATCCACGTCAGTCTATCCTCAAAACTGTTCTGACTCTGAGAGAAAACAGCCGCAAGGCAGAGAGCACACTGCAAGCACTAGAGAGT CGGCTCCAGCAGCTCGGCGTGACCCCCATTGCTACTTCTGACCCCCCTGCGCCTCCTCCCACCAGAGATCAGCGCTCTAACTCCAACACCCTCCCTCCACGTCCCGACTCCCTCATCCTGGGGGCGCCCATCAACCACAAAGAAGTgctgagacaggaggaggaggacgatgagcaggaggaggtgggcgAGGAGGCCACCGAGAGCACCGACACAGAGCGGACAGTAGAGGGCAGCAGCGGCACGGAGAGTAGGAAGCAGAGCTATGGAGAGCTGGAAGGGACATACAACAGCGAGTTGGCCAAAGAAGAGCCAGCTGTTGTCAGTCTGGAGTTTGGAGTGGCACGCATGACCTGCTGA